One genomic window of Camelina sativa cultivar DH55 chromosome 5, Cs, whole genome shotgun sequence includes the following:
- the LOC104785174 gene encoding phospholipase D beta 1 isoform X1, with protein sequence MENHGPRYPYPYGQYPYPYPYPAPAPYRPPSSEPYPPPPPTNQYNAPYYPYPPPPQYATPPPPYASPPPPHQHPSGSHSGPLDYSHNPQQSSSHPGPPEYHRHSFDYQQQPSPYPYPRPQANFSTYGHPPHYSYQEPPQYPPPPETKPQETPPPPPPQQTQGYPEYRRQDCLSSVDNVSNSGSAYPPVDELLSGMHISNNNQPAPSVPQLSSLPSNSWQSRPGDLYGYPNSSFPNNSHLPHLGRVDSSSSYSPVYGSSESPHSGDMQMTLFGKGSLKVLLLHGNLDIWIYHAKNLPNMDMFHKTLGDMFGRLPGKIEGQLSSKITSDPYVSVSVAGAVIGRTYVMSNSENPVWMQHFYVPVAHHAAEVHFVVKDSDVVGSQLIGLVAIPVEQIYSGAKTEGTYPILNSNGKPCKPGANLSLSIQYTPMDKLSVYHHGVGAGPDYQGVPGTYFPLRKGGTVRLYQDAHVPEGMLPGIRLDNGMSYEHGKCWHDMFDAIRQARRLIYITGWSVWHKVRLVRDKVGPASECTLGELLRSKSQEGVRVLLLIWDDPTSRSILGYKTDGVMATHDEETRRFFKHSSVQVLLCPRNAGKRHSWVKQREVGTIYTHHQKNVIVDADAGGNRRKIVAFVGGLDLCDGRYDTPQHPLFRTLQTIHKDDFHNPTFTGNLSGCPREPWHDLHSKIDGPAAYDVLTNFEERWLKAAKPSGIKKFKTSYDDALLRIDRIPDILGVSDTPTVSENDPEAWHVQIFRSIDSNSVKGFPKDPKDATCKNLVCGKNVLIDMSIHTAYVKAIRAAQHFIYIENQYFIGSSYNWNAHKDIGANNLIPMEIALKIAEKIRANERFAAYIVIPMWPEGVPTGAATQRILYWQHKTMQMMYETIYKALVETGLEGAFCPQDYLNFFCLGNREMVDGIDNSGTGSPSNANTPQVTKRRCLLLNFLMLLKRGVPMVLQALSRKSRRFMIYVHSKGMVVDDEYVLIGSANINQRSMEGTRDTEIAMGAYQPQHTWARKHSGPRGQIYGYRMSLWAEHMATLDDCFTQPESIECVRKVRTMGERNWSQFAAEEVSDMRGHLLKYPVEVDRKGKVRPLPGSETFPDVGGNIVGSFIAIQENLTI encoded by the exons ATGGAGAATCACGGTCCACGCTATCCATATCCTTATGGTCAGTATCCATACCCTTACCCATACCCAGCTCCTGCTCCTTATAGACCTCCCAGCTCTGAGCCATACCCACCACCACCCCCTACCAATCAATACAATGCTCCTTATTACCCTTACCCACCACCACCGCAATATGCAACACCTCCACCACCGTATGCATCACCACCGCCGCCTCATCAGCACCCTTCAGGTTCCCATTCTGGTCCATTAGACTATAGCCACAACCCACAACAATCTTCTTCTCATCCCGGTCCTCCTGAGTATCACCGACACTCTTTCGACTACCAACAACAACCTTCTCCTTACCCTTATCCTCGGCCGCAAGCTAACTTTAGCACATATGGTCACCCTCCTCACTATTCGTATCAAGAGCCACCCCAATACCCTCCTCCACCTGAAACTAAACCCCAAgagactcctcctcctcctcctcctcagcaAACTCAGGGCTATCCAGAATACCGTAGGCAAGACTGTCTCAGTTCTGTAGATAATGTAAGCAATTCTGGATCTGCTTATCCTCCTGTGGATGAACTTCTCAGTGGTATGCACATTTCTAATAATAACCAACCAGCGCCCTCTGTTCCACAATTATCCTCCCTCCCTTCAAACTCTTGGCAAAGTCGCCCTGGTGATTTGTATGGTTACCCTAACAGCTCGTTTCCAAATAACTCTCATTTGCCACACTTAGGGCGAGTAGATTCGTCTAGCTCTTATTCTCCTGTCTATGGATCATCTGAATCGCCTCATAGTGGGGATATGCAGATGACTCTGTTTGGTAAAGGATCATTGAAGGTTCTATTGTTGCATGGGAATTTGGATATTTGGATCTATCATGCAAAGAATCTCCCAAACATGGATATGTTCCATAAGACACTGGGTGATATGTTTGGAAGATTGCCAGGGAAAATTGAAGGGCAGCTTAGCAGTAAGATTACCAGTGATCCTTATGTTTCTGTATCAGTTGCTGGTGCTGTGATTGGTAGAACATATGTCATGAGCAACAGCGAAAATCCTGTTTGGATGCAGCATTTTTATGTTCCTGTTGCTCATCATGCCGCAGAAGTTCATTTTGTTGTTAAAGACAGTGATGTTGTGGGTTCACAGCTTATAGGGCTGGTTGCAATCCCAGTGGAACAGATTTACTCTGGTGCAAAAACTGAAGGAACTTATCCGATTCTAAACAGTAATGGGAAGCCTTGTAAACCAGGGGCAAATTTATCATTATCGATCCAGTATACCCCTATGGACAAACTCAGTGTTTATCATCATGGAGTTGGGGCAGGTCCTGATTACCAGGGGGTACCTGGAACATACTTTCCGCTTAGAAAAGGCGGAACTGTGAGATTGTATCAAGATGCACATGTCCCAGAAGGGATGCTCCCGGGTATAAGACTGGACAATGGGATGTCTTACGAACATGGGAAATGTTGGCATGATATGTTTGATGCCATACGCCAGGCGAGGCGATTAATTTATATCACAGGTTGGTCAGTGTGGCACAAAGTTAGGCTGGTTCGTGATAAAGTAGGTCCGGCATCAGAATGTACACTTGGGGAGCTCCTAAGATCAAAGTCCCAAGAAGGCGTGAGAGTCCTGCTTTTGATTTGGGATGACCCAACTTCACGTAGCATCTTGGGTTATAAAACA GATGGAGTTATGGCAACTCATGATGAGGAGACACGGCGTTTTTTCAAGCACTCCTCAGTTCAAGTCCTGCTCTGCCCCCGAAATGCTGGAAAGCGACATAGTTGGGTCAAGCAGAGG GAAGTTGGGACAATCTATACACATCACCAAAAGAACGTAATAGTTGATGCCGATGCTGGTGGCAACAGAAGGAAAATTGTAGCTTTTGTTGGTGGTCTTGATCTGTGTGATGGCCGATATGACACTCCTCAACATCCGTTGTTCAGGACACTACAGACAATTCATAAAGATGATTTTCACAACCCCACTTTTACG GGAAACCTTTCAGGATGTCCAAGAGAGCCTTGGCATGACTTACACAGTAAGATCGATGGTCCAGCTGCGTATGATGTGCTGACCAACTTCGAGGAGAGATGGTTGAAAGCTGCGAAGCCTAGCGGGATCAAGAAGTTTAAGACTTCCTATGACGATGCATTATTAAGGATCGATAGGATTCCAGATATATTAGGAGTTTCGGATACTCCTACTGTTAGTGAGAACGATCCTGAGGCTTGGCATGTTCAG ATTTTCCGTTCAATCGACTCAAACTCTGTGAAAGGTTTCCCAAAGGATCCAAAAGATGCTACGTGCAAG AACTTGGTGTGTGGGAAAAACGTGCTGATTGATATGAGCATACACACAGCGTATGTCAAAGCCATTCGTGCAGCCCAACACTTCATTTACATTGAGAATCAGTATTTCATTGGGTCATCCTACAACTGGAATGCGCATAAGGACATAG GTGCTAATAATTTGATTCCTATGGAAATTGCGTTGAAGATAGCTGAAAAGATCAGGGCAAATGAACGCTTTGCTGCATATATTGTCATTCCAATGTGGCCAGAAGGTGTTCCAACCGGTGCTGCTACCCAGAGGATTCTATATTGGCAG CACAAGACAATGCAGATGATGTATGAGACTATCTACAAGGCGTTGGTGGAGACAGGGCTTGAAGGAGCTTTCTGCCCACAAGATTACCTCAATTTCTTCTGTCTTGGGAACCGAGAAATGGTGGATGGAATCGATAACTCAGGAACAGGGAGTCCAAGCAACGCAAACACTCCTCAGGTAACTAAACGCCGATGCCTGCTGCTTAACTTTCTCATGTTGCTGAAACGAGGAGTCCCGATGGTGTTGCAGGCATTGAGTAGGAAAAGCAGAAGATTTATGATCTATGTTCACTCTAAAGGGATGGTAGTTGATGATGAATACGTACTAATTGGTTCTGCAAATATAAACCAACGGTCAATGGAAGGCACAAGAGATACAGAGATTGCAATGGGAGCATACCAGCCTCAACATACATGGGCAAGGAAACATTCTGGTCCTCGGGGTCAG ATCTATGGATACAGAATGTCGCTTTGGGCAGAGCATATGGCAACATTAGATGACTGTTTCACTCAACCGGAGAGTATAGAATGTGTAAGAAAAGTGAGAACAATGGGAGAGAGAAACTGGAGCCAGTTTGCAGCTGAAGAAGTGTCAGACATGAGAGGACATTTGTTAAAGTATCCAGTGGAAGTTGATCGAAAAGGTAAAGTCCGACCACTTCCCGGGAGTGAGACGTTCCCTGACGTAGGAGGCAACATTGTCGGATCGTTCATAGCCATACAAGAGAATTTAACCATTTGA
- the LOC104785174 gene encoding phospholipase D beta 1 isoform X2: MENHGPRYPYPYGQYPYPYPYPAPAPYRPPSSEPYPPPPPTNQYNAPYYPYPPPPQYATPPPPYASPPPPHQHPSGSHSGPLDYSHNPQQSSSHPGPPEYHRHSFDYQQQPSPYPYPRPQANFSTYGHPPHYSYQEPPQYPPPPETKPQETPPPPPPQQTQGYPEYRRQDCLSSVDNVSNSGSAYPPVDELLSGMHISNNNQPAPSVPQLSSLPSNSWQSRPGDLYGYPNSSFPNNSHLPHLGRVDSSSSYSPVYGSSESPHSGDMQMTLFGKGSLKVLLLHGNLDIWIYHAKNLPNMDMFHKTLGDMFGRLPGKIEGQLSSKITSDPYVSVSVAGAVIGRTYVMSNSENPVWMQHFYVPVAHHAAEVHFVVKDSDVVGSQLIGLVAIPVEQIYSGAKTEGTYPILNSNGKPCKPGANLSLSIQYTPMDKLSVYHHGVGAGPDYQGVPGTYFPLRKGGTVRLYQDAHVPEGMLPGIRLDNGMSYEHGKCWHDMFDAIRQARRLIYITGWSVWHKVRLVRDKVGPASECTLGELLRSKSQEGVRVLLLIWDDPTSRSILGYKTDGVMATHDEETRRFFKHSSVQVLLCPRNAGKRHSWVKQREVGTIYTHHQKNVIVDADAGGNRRKIVAFVGGLDLCDGRYDTPQHPLFRTLQTIHKDDFHNPTFTGNLSGCPREPWHDLHSKIDGPAAYDVLTNFEERWLKAAKPSGIKKFKTSYDDALLRIDRIPDILGVSDTPTVSENDPEAWHVQIFRSIDSNSVKGFPKDPKDATCKNLVCGKNVLIDMSIHTAYVKAIRAAQHFIYIENQYFIGSSYNWNAHKDIGANNLIPMEIALKIAEKIRANERFAAYIVIPMWPEGVPTGAATQRILYWQHKTMQMMYETIYKALVETGLEGAFCPQDYLNFFCLGNREMVDGIDNSGTGSPSNANTPQALSRKSRRFMIYVHSKGMVVDDEYVLIGSANINQRSMEGTRDTEIAMGAYQPQHTWARKHSGPRGQIYGYRMSLWAEHMATLDDCFTQPESIECVRKVRTMGERNWSQFAAEEVSDMRGHLLKYPVEVDRKGKVRPLPGSETFPDVGGNIVGSFIAIQENLTI; this comes from the exons ATGGAGAATCACGGTCCACGCTATCCATATCCTTATGGTCAGTATCCATACCCTTACCCATACCCAGCTCCTGCTCCTTATAGACCTCCCAGCTCTGAGCCATACCCACCACCACCCCCTACCAATCAATACAATGCTCCTTATTACCCTTACCCACCACCACCGCAATATGCAACACCTCCACCACCGTATGCATCACCACCGCCGCCTCATCAGCACCCTTCAGGTTCCCATTCTGGTCCATTAGACTATAGCCACAACCCACAACAATCTTCTTCTCATCCCGGTCCTCCTGAGTATCACCGACACTCTTTCGACTACCAACAACAACCTTCTCCTTACCCTTATCCTCGGCCGCAAGCTAACTTTAGCACATATGGTCACCCTCCTCACTATTCGTATCAAGAGCCACCCCAATACCCTCCTCCACCTGAAACTAAACCCCAAgagactcctcctcctcctcctcctcagcaAACTCAGGGCTATCCAGAATACCGTAGGCAAGACTGTCTCAGTTCTGTAGATAATGTAAGCAATTCTGGATCTGCTTATCCTCCTGTGGATGAACTTCTCAGTGGTATGCACATTTCTAATAATAACCAACCAGCGCCCTCTGTTCCACAATTATCCTCCCTCCCTTCAAACTCTTGGCAAAGTCGCCCTGGTGATTTGTATGGTTACCCTAACAGCTCGTTTCCAAATAACTCTCATTTGCCACACTTAGGGCGAGTAGATTCGTCTAGCTCTTATTCTCCTGTCTATGGATCATCTGAATCGCCTCATAGTGGGGATATGCAGATGACTCTGTTTGGTAAAGGATCATTGAAGGTTCTATTGTTGCATGGGAATTTGGATATTTGGATCTATCATGCAAAGAATCTCCCAAACATGGATATGTTCCATAAGACACTGGGTGATATGTTTGGAAGATTGCCAGGGAAAATTGAAGGGCAGCTTAGCAGTAAGATTACCAGTGATCCTTATGTTTCTGTATCAGTTGCTGGTGCTGTGATTGGTAGAACATATGTCATGAGCAACAGCGAAAATCCTGTTTGGATGCAGCATTTTTATGTTCCTGTTGCTCATCATGCCGCAGAAGTTCATTTTGTTGTTAAAGACAGTGATGTTGTGGGTTCACAGCTTATAGGGCTGGTTGCAATCCCAGTGGAACAGATTTACTCTGGTGCAAAAACTGAAGGAACTTATCCGATTCTAAACAGTAATGGGAAGCCTTGTAAACCAGGGGCAAATTTATCATTATCGATCCAGTATACCCCTATGGACAAACTCAGTGTTTATCATCATGGAGTTGGGGCAGGTCCTGATTACCAGGGGGTACCTGGAACATACTTTCCGCTTAGAAAAGGCGGAACTGTGAGATTGTATCAAGATGCACATGTCCCAGAAGGGATGCTCCCGGGTATAAGACTGGACAATGGGATGTCTTACGAACATGGGAAATGTTGGCATGATATGTTTGATGCCATACGCCAGGCGAGGCGATTAATTTATATCACAGGTTGGTCAGTGTGGCACAAAGTTAGGCTGGTTCGTGATAAAGTAGGTCCGGCATCAGAATGTACACTTGGGGAGCTCCTAAGATCAAAGTCCCAAGAAGGCGTGAGAGTCCTGCTTTTGATTTGGGATGACCCAACTTCACGTAGCATCTTGGGTTATAAAACA GATGGAGTTATGGCAACTCATGATGAGGAGACACGGCGTTTTTTCAAGCACTCCTCAGTTCAAGTCCTGCTCTGCCCCCGAAATGCTGGAAAGCGACATAGTTGGGTCAAGCAGAGG GAAGTTGGGACAATCTATACACATCACCAAAAGAACGTAATAGTTGATGCCGATGCTGGTGGCAACAGAAGGAAAATTGTAGCTTTTGTTGGTGGTCTTGATCTGTGTGATGGCCGATATGACACTCCTCAACATCCGTTGTTCAGGACACTACAGACAATTCATAAAGATGATTTTCACAACCCCACTTTTACG GGAAACCTTTCAGGATGTCCAAGAGAGCCTTGGCATGACTTACACAGTAAGATCGATGGTCCAGCTGCGTATGATGTGCTGACCAACTTCGAGGAGAGATGGTTGAAAGCTGCGAAGCCTAGCGGGATCAAGAAGTTTAAGACTTCCTATGACGATGCATTATTAAGGATCGATAGGATTCCAGATATATTAGGAGTTTCGGATACTCCTACTGTTAGTGAGAACGATCCTGAGGCTTGGCATGTTCAG ATTTTCCGTTCAATCGACTCAAACTCTGTGAAAGGTTTCCCAAAGGATCCAAAAGATGCTACGTGCAAG AACTTGGTGTGTGGGAAAAACGTGCTGATTGATATGAGCATACACACAGCGTATGTCAAAGCCATTCGTGCAGCCCAACACTTCATTTACATTGAGAATCAGTATTTCATTGGGTCATCCTACAACTGGAATGCGCATAAGGACATAG GTGCTAATAATTTGATTCCTATGGAAATTGCGTTGAAGATAGCTGAAAAGATCAGGGCAAATGAACGCTTTGCTGCATATATTGTCATTCCAATGTGGCCAGAAGGTGTTCCAACCGGTGCTGCTACCCAGAGGATTCTATATTGGCAG CACAAGACAATGCAGATGATGTATGAGACTATCTACAAGGCGTTGGTGGAGACAGGGCTTGAAGGAGCTTTCTGCCCACAAGATTACCTCAATTTCTTCTGTCTTGGGAACCGAGAAATGGTGGATGGAATCGATAACTCAGGAACAGGGAGTCCAAGCAACGCAAACACTCCTCAG GCATTGAGTAGGAAAAGCAGAAGATTTATGATCTATGTTCACTCTAAAGGGATGGTAGTTGATGATGAATACGTACTAATTGGTTCTGCAAATATAAACCAACGGTCAATGGAAGGCACAAGAGATACAGAGATTGCAATGGGAGCATACCAGCCTCAACATACATGGGCAAGGAAACATTCTGGTCCTCGGGGTCAG ATCTATGGATACAGAATGTCGCTTTGGGCAGAGCATATGGCAACATTAGATGACTGTTTCACTCAACCGGAGAGTATAGAATGTGTAAGAAAAGTGAGAACAATGGGAGAGAGAAACTGGAGCCAGTTTGCAGCTGAAGAAGTGTCAGACATGAGAGGACATTTGTTAAAGTATCCAGTGGAAGTTGATCGAAAAGGTAAAGTCCGACCACTTCCCGGGAGTGAGACGTTCCCTGACGTAGGAGGCAACATTGTCGGATCGTTCATAGCCATACAAGAGAATTTAACCATTTGA